One Azospirillum sp. B510 genomic window carries:
- a CDS encoding M16 family metallopeptidase, with protein sequence MPACSSARRLAAAGLLALTLTVAAPPTPAPMPIPLGIRPAQAAEKGVFFPESFTLANGMQVVVIPNHRVPVVTHMVWYRVGAADEERGQSGIAHFLEHLMFKGTDTIQPGEFSRIIAKNGGRDNAFTSYDYTAYYQNVARDRLEMVMRMEADRMANLKLTDAVVYPERDVIIEERRQRIENEPADRIGEQINATLFVHHPYGTPVIGWPQEMSALTREMAERFYKTWYTPNNAILVVSGDVTAAELKPLAERYYGAIPARPVPERRRVTEPPLTSSRQVVLRDAEVRQPSVRRLWVAPSYRLDPSQQAYALQVLAEIMSGGSTSRLYRSLVIDQKLATSAWLGYGPTAWDMATLSVGASPAAGVPMDKLESALWAEVDKLLASGVTEEEVATARKRMLAAAAYARDSLTGPAQTLGAALATGQSLDEVENWPVRIDAVTADQVNAAARAVLSQTNHVTGLLLPPTGKDS encoded by the coding sequence ATGCCCGCCTGTTCCTCAGCCCGCCGCCTCGCCGCGGCCGGACTTCTCGCCCTGACCTTGACCGTCGCCGCTCCGCCGACGCCGGCGCCGATGCCGATACCCCTCGGGATCCGGCCCGCCCAGGCGGCGGAAAAGGGGGTGTTCTTCCCCGAAAGCTTCACCCTGGCCAACGGCATGCAGGTCGTGGTCATCCCCAACCACCGGGTGCCGGTGGTGACCCACATGGTCTGGTACAGGGTGGGGGCGGCCGACGAGGAGCGCGGCCAGTCCGGCATCGCCCACTTCCTGGAACATCTGATGTTCAAGGGAACGGACACCATCCAGCCCGGCGAATTCAGCCGGATCATCGCCAAGAATGGCGGACGCGACAACGCCTTCACCAGCTACGACTACACCGCCTATTACCAGAATGTCGCCCGCGACCGGCTGGAGATGGTGATGCGGATGGAGGCCGACCGCATGGCCAACCTGAAGCTGACCGACGCGGTGGTCTATCCCGAGCGCGACGTCATCATCGAGGAGCGGCGCCAGCGCATCGAGAACGAGCCGGCCGACCGCATCGGCGAGCAGATCAACGCCACCCTGTTCGTCCACCACCCCTACGGCACCCCGGTGATCGGCTGGCCGCAGGAGATGTCGGCCCTGACCCGCGAGATGGCGGAGCGCTTCTACAAGACCTGGTACACACCCAACAACGCCATCCTGGTGGTGTCGGGCGACGTGACGGCGGCCGAGTTGAAACCTCTGGCCGAACGCTATTACGGCGCCATTCCCGCCCGCCCGGTGCCGGAGCGCCGCCGCGTGACCGAACCGCCGCTGACCTCGTCGCGTCAGGTGGTCCTGCGTGACGCCGAGGTGCGCCAGCCTTCGGTCCGCCGCCTGTGGGTCGCCCCCTCCTACCGCCTCGACCCCAGCCAGCAGGCCTACGCGTTGCAGGTGCTGGCCGAGATCATGAGCGGCGGCAGCACCTCGCGCCTCTACCGCAGTCTGGTGATCGACCAGAAGCTCGCCACCTCGGCCTGGCTCGGCTATGGCCCGACCGCCTGGGACATGGCGACGCTCAGCGTCGGCGCCAGCCCGGCCGCCGGGGTGCCGATGGACAAGCTGGAATCGGCGCTGTGGGCCGAGGTCGACAAGCTGCTGGCCTCCGGCGTGACGGAGGAGGAGGTGGCCACCGCCCGCAAGCGCATGCTGGCCGCCGCGGCCTACGCCCGCGACAGCCTGACCGGTCCGGCGCAGACGCTGGGTGCGGCACTCGCCACCGGCCAGAGCCTCGACGAGGTGGAAAACTGGCCGGTGCGCATCGATGCCGTCACCGCCGATCAGGTCAACGCCGCCGCCCGCGCCGTGCTGAGCCAGACCAACCACGTCACCGGCCTGCTGCTGCCGCCGACGGGAAAGGACAGTTGA
- a CDS encoding DUF3035 domain-containing protein: MARLPLIGLALAAMTLAGCSDVRRSIGLDRQSPDEFSVVSRAPLTLPPSMQDLPKPRPGAARPQDATPTQTAAGAVFGNAARGAAKTAGSTAGEKSLVAQAAARDGIDPNIRAKVDQETTQLIVADKSWIDSLLFWQTQEPPVSIVDPGKEQQRLREAQAQGKPVDGAATPTIERKRKAPLEGLF, encoded by the coding sequence TTGGCGCGGCTTCCGCTCATCGGGCTGGCGCTCGCGGCGATGACGCTCGCCGGCTGCTCGGATGTGCGCCGGTCGATCGGTCTCGACCGCCAGAGCCCCGACGAATTCTCCGTCGTTTCCCGCGCTCCGCTGACCCTGCCGCCCAGCATGCAGGATCTGCCCAAGCCGCGCCCCGGCGCCGCGCGCCCGCAGGACGCCACCCCGACCCAGACCGCCGCCGGCGCCGTGTTCGGCAACGCCGCGCGCGGCGCGGCGAAGACCGCCGGTTCGACGGCGGGCGAGAAGTCGCTGGTCGCCCAGGCGGCGGCGCGCGACGGTATCGACCCCAACATCCGCGCCAAGGTCGATCAGGAAACCACCCAGCTGATCGTCGCCGACAAGAGCTGGATCGATTCGCTGCTGTTCTGGCAGACGCAAGAGCCGCCGGTCTCCATCGTCGATCCCGGCAAGGAGCAGCAGCGCCTGCGCGAGGCCCAGGCCCAGGGCAAGCCGGTCGACGGCGCCGCCACCCCGACCATCGAGCGCAAGCGCAAGGCGCCGCTGGAGGGGCTGTTCTAA
- the lspA gene encoding signal peptidase II — translation MYGPMNAFVANRTHSHWLFGLIVAVIVVALDQISKWWILEQVMQPVPHVIEVTSFFNLVLVWNFGVSFGTFAGGGAMMPYILSAVAAVIAVCLISWLRQAERRLVALALGFIIGGAVGNVADRLMHGAVVDFLDFHLAGWHFWAFNVADSGISVGVVLLLIDGLFAGREKS, via the coding sequence ATGTATGGCCCCATGAACGCCTTCGTCGCCAACCGAACCCATTCCCACTGGCTGTTCGGGCTGATCGTCGCCGTGATCGTCGTCGCCCTCGACCAGATCAGCAAATGGTGGATCCTCGAACAGGTCATGCAGCCGGTGCCGCATGTCATCGAGGTGACCTCCTTCTTCAACCTCGTTCTGGTGTGGAACTTCGGCGTCAGCTTCGGCACCTTCGCCGGCGGCGGGGCGATGATGCCCTACATCCTCAGCGCCGTCGCCGCGGTGATCGCCGTCTGCCTGATCTCCTGGCTGCGGCAGGCCGAACGGCGGCTGGTGGCGCTGGCGCTCGGCTTCATCATCGGCGGGGCGGTGGGGAATGTCGCCGACCGGCTGATGCATGGCGCGGTGGTCGACTTCCTCGATTTCCATCTCGCCGGCTGGCATTTCTGGGCCTTCAACGTGGCCGACAGCGGAATCAGCGTCGGCGTGGTCCTGCTGCTGATCGACGGACTGTTCGCGGGCCGCGAAAAGTCGTAA
- the ileS gene encoding isoleucine--tRNA ligase, with translation MTRDYKSTVFLPRTDFPMRGGLPTKEPELLKRWAEMDLFGKLRAGAKGRKKFVLHDGPPYANGNIHIGHAVNKILKDVIVRFRQMQGFDADYVPGWDCHGLPIEWKIEEKYRKAGKNKDDVPIIQFRAECRQFAEEWVGIQAAEFRRLGVEGDWKRPYATMTFPAEAQIVREIHKFALNGGLYKGFKPVMWSVVEKTALADAEVEYHDHTSTTVFARFPVWGSSAPEVDEASIVIWTTTPWTLPGNRAIAYGDEIEYATFKVTAVAEGSKAVVGERLVLATALAESVARETGITEWKQLHRFPGSRLAGTYCRHPLNGKGYDFKVPLLAGDFVTTDAGSGFVHIAPGHGEDDFRLGQANGIEVPQTVGEDGRYYAHVPLFAGLAVYTDQGKPGPANKAVLEAFGEVGSLLASNRIKHSYPHSWRSKAPLIFRTTPQWFISMETNELRKVALQAISDTRWVPPQGENRIRSMIESRPDWCISRQRAWGVPIALFVRKATGEVLRDEAVFARIADIFQQEGADAWFARDPQDFLGNSYAADEFEQVRDIVDVWFESGSSHAFVLEQRLEELAWPADLYLEGSDQHRGWFHSSLLESCGTRGRAPYNAVLTHGFVLDEQGRKMSKSLGNVVAPQEVCDQYGADILRLWIINSDYSEDLRIGKEIIKTQADLYRRLRNTLRYLLGALADYGPAERIDAAEMPELERWVLHRLSELDTLVREKVDAYDFHALFVALHNFCAVELSAFYFDVRKDSLYCDAVDSVRRRSVRTVMEHLFSTLTAWLAPILCFTAEEAWLARPEGLGWSEESVHLRGFPEVPAAWRNDALAAKWETVRTVRRVVTGALELERANKTIGSSLQADPTVFVDAATKALLADVDFQDVCITSAIEVTDAAAPEGAFTLPDVPGIAVAPALAEGGKCERCWKVLEEVGTVADHPTLCVRCADAVA, from the coding sequence ATGACCCGCGATTACAAATCGACCGTCTTCCTGCCCCGCACCGACTTCCCCATGCGCGGCGGCCTGCCGACCAAGGAACCCGAGCTGCTGAAGCGCTGGGCCGAGATGGACCTGTTCGGCAAGCTGCGCGCCGGCGCCAAGGGCCGCAAGAAGTTCGTGCTGCATGACGGCCCGCCCTACGCCAACGGCAACATCCACATCGGTCACGCCGTCAACAAGATCCTGAAGGACGTGATCGTCCGCTTCCGCCAGATGCAGGGCTTCGACGCCGACTATGTCCCCGGCTGGGACTGCCACGGCCTGCCCATCGAATGGAAGATCGAGGAGAAATACCGCAAGGCCGGCAAGAACAAGGATGACGTCCCGATCATCCAGTTCCGCGCCGAATGCCGCCAGTTCGCCGAGGAATGGGTCGGCATCCAGGCCGCCGAGTTCCGCCGGCTCGGCGTCGAGGGCGACTGGAAGCGGCCCTACGCCACCATGACCTTCCCGGCTGAGGCGCAGATCGTCCGCGAGATCCACAAGTTCGCGCTCAACGGTGGCCTCTACAAGGGCTTCAAGCCGGTGATGTGGTCGGTGGTCGAGAAGACCGCGCTGGCCGACGCCGAGGTCGAATACCACGACCACACCTCCACCACCGTCTTCGCCCGCTTCCCCGTCTGGGGCTCCTCGGCACCGGAGGTCGACGAGGCCAGCATCGTCATCTGGACCACCACCCCCTGGACCCTGCCGGGCAACCGCGCCATCGCCTATGGCGACGAGATCGAATACGCGACCTTCAAGGTCACGGCGGTCGCGGAAGGCTCCAAGGCGGTGGTCGGCGAGCGCCTCGTGCTCGCCACGGCGCTGGCGGAGAGCGTGGCTCGGGAGACCGGCATCACCGAGTGGAAGCAGCTGCACCGCTTCCCCGGCTCGCGCCTCGCCGGCACCTATTGCCGCCACCCGCTGAACGGCAAGGGCTATGACTTCAAGGTGCCGCTGCTGGCCGGCGATTTCGTGACGACCGACGCCGGCTCGGGCTTCGTCCACATCGCCCCCGGCCATGGCGAGGACGACTTCCGCCTGGGCCAGGCCAACGGCATCGAGGTGCCGCAGACGGTGGGCGAGGACGGGCGTTATTACGCCCATGTCCCGCTGTTCGCCGGTCTGGCCGTCTACACCGACCAGGGCAAGCCCGGCCCCGCCAACAAGGCGGTGCTGGAGGCGTTCGGGGAGGTCGGATCGCTGCTGGCCAGCAACCGCATCAAGCACAGCTACCCGCACAGCTGGCGGTCCAAGGCGCCGCTGATCTTCCGCACCACGCCGCAATGGTTCATCTCGATGGAGACGAACGAGCTGCGCAAGGTGGCCTTGCAGGCGATCTCCGATACCCGCTGGGTGCCGCCGCAGGGCGAGAACCGCATCCGCTCGATGATCGAGAGCCGCCCCGACTGGTGCATCAGCCGCCAGCGCGCCTGGGGTGTGCCGATCGCGCTGTTCGTGCGCAAGGCGACCGGTGAGGTCCTGCGTGACGAGGCGGTGTTCGCCCGCATCGCCGACATCTTCCAGCAGGAGGGCGCCGACGCCTGGTTCGCCCGCGATCCCCAGGACTTCCTCGGCAATTCCTATGCCGCCGACGAGTTCGAGCAGGTCCGCGACATCGTCGACGTCTGGTTCGAGTCGGGCTCCTCGCACGCCTTCGTGCTGGAGCAGCGGCTGGAGGAGCTGGCCTGGCCGGCGGACCTCTATCTGGAAGGCTCCGACCAGCATCGCGGCTGGTTCCACTCCTCGCTGCTGGAAAGCTGCGGCACCCGCGGCCGGGCGCCCTACAACGCGGTGCTGACCCACGGCTTCGTGCTCGACGAGCAGGGCCGCAAGATGTCCAAGTCGCTCGGCAACGTGGTGGCCCCGCAGGAGGTCTGCGACCAGTATGGCGCCGACATCCTGCGGCTGTGGATCATCAACTCCGACTATTCGGAGGATCTGCGCATCGGCAAGGAGATCATCAAGACCCAGGCCGACCTCTACCGCCGCCTGCGCAACACCCTGCGCTACCTGCTGGGCGCCTTGGCCGACTACGGCCCGGCCGAGCGGATCGACGCCGCGGAGATGCCGGAGCTGGAGCGCTGGGTCCTGCACCGCCTGTCGGAGCTGGACACGCTGGTCCGCGAGAAGGTCGATGCCTACGACTTCCACGCCCTGTTCGTCGCGCTGCATAACTTCTGCGCGGTCGAGCTGTCGGCATTCTATTTCGACGTCCGCAAGGACAGCCTCTATTGCGACGCGGTCGATTCGGTGCGCCGCCGCTCGGTGCGGACGGTGATGGAGCATCTGTTCTCCACCCTGACCGCCTGGCTCGCCCCGATCCTCTGCTTCACCGCGGAGGAGGCATGGCTCGCCCGGCCTGAGGGTTTGGGCTGGAGCGAGGAGAGCGTGCATCTGCGCGGCTTCCCCGAGGTGCCGGCGGCGTGGCGGAACGATGCGCTGGCGGCCAAGTGGGAGACGGTGCGCACCGTCCGCCGCGTCGTCACCGGCGCCCTGGAGCTGGAGCGCGCCAACAAGACCATCGGCTCGTCTCTCCAGGCCGATCCGACCGTCTTCGTCGACGCCGCGACCAAGGCCCTGCTGGCCGATGTCGATTTCCAGGATGTCTGCATCACCTCGGCCATCGAGGTGACGGACGCGGCGGCGCCGGAGGGCGCCTTCACCCTGCCCGACGTTCCCGGCATCGCCGTCGCCCCGGCTCTGGCCGAGGGTGGCAAGTGCGAGCGCTGCTGGAAGGTCCTGGAGGAGGTCGGCACGGTCGCCGATCATCCGACGCTCTGCGTCCGCTGCGCCGACGCGGTGGCATGA